Proteins from a single region of Dyadobacter fanqingshengii:
- the accC gene encoding acetyl-CoA carboxylase biotin carboxylase subunit codes for MFKKILIANRGEIALRVIRTCREMGIKTVAVYSTADRDSLHVRFADEAVCIGPPPSRQSYLSIQNIISAAEVTGADAIHPGYGFLSENAEFSQICADYGIKFIGATAAQINGMGDKATAKATMITAGVPVVPGSEGLLESIEQGKMLAEGIGYPVIVKATAGGGGRGMRIINKPDEFEKAWNDARTESAAAFGNDGLYLEKFVEEPRHIEIQIIGDQFGKVCHLSERDCSIQRRHQKLVEETPSPIITDDLRERMGAAAIKGAQAIGYEGAGTIEFLVDKHGEFFFMEMNTRIQVEHPITEEVTDFDLIKEQIKVAAGEPITGVNYTPKLFAMECRINAEDPANNFRPAPGKITNLHFPGGHGVRIDSHVYSGYTIPPNYDSMIAKLIVSGQSREEVITRMKRALQEFVIEGIKTTIPFHIKLMDDPGFKSGNFTTKYLETFDFSTL; via the coding sequence AAACGGTTGCCGTGTATTCCACAGCCGACCGCGACAGTCTCCATGTTCGCTTTGCAGATGAAGCCGTTTGCATCGGTCCGCCGCCAAGCCGCCAGTCCTATCTGAGCATTCAAAATATTATTTCAGCAGCCGAGGTTACCGGCGCAGATGCGATACATCCGGGTTACGGATTCTTGTCTGAAAATGCTGAATTCTCTCAAATATGTGCCGATTACGGCATTAAATTCATTGGTGCAACCGCCGCTCAGATCAATGGAATGGGCGATAAGGCAACTGCCAAAGCAACCATGATCACTGCCGGTGTTCCAGTTGTGCCCGGTTCAGAAGGTTTATTAGAATCCATAGAGCAAGGCAAAATGCTGGCAGAAGGCATTGGTTATCCTGTCATCGTAAAGGCAACTGCCGGTGGTGGTGGCCGTGGAATGCGGATCATTAACAAGCCCGACGAATTCGAAAAGGCATGGAATGATGCCCGTACGGAATCCGCTGCTGCATTTGGAAATGACGGGTTATATCTGGAAAAATTTGTTGAAGAGCCACGCCACATTGAGATCCAGATCATTGGAGACCAGTTTGGCAAAGTTTGCCACTTATCAGAGCGCGATTGTTCAATCCAGCGCCGTCACCAAAAACTGGTTGAGGAAACACCCTCGCCAATTATTACCGACGATTTGCGGGAAAGAATGGGCGCAGCTGCTATCAAAGGTGCGCAAGCCATTGGTTACGAAGGTGCGGGAACGATTGAATTTCTTGTTGATAAACACGGTGAGTTCTTCTTCATGGAGATGAACACCCGTATCCAGGTCGAGCACCCAATCACAGAGGAAGTGACTGATTTTGACCTGATTAAGGAGCAAATTAAAGTCGCAGCCGGTGAACCGATCACAGGTGTGAACTACACACCAAAGCTGTTTGCAATGGAATGTCGCATCAATGCAGAAGATCCGGCTAATAATTTCAGACCGGCTCCGGGTAAAATCACCAATTTGCACTTTCCCGGCGGACACGGTGTTCGGATTGACAGCCACGTTTACAGCGGCTACACCATTCCGCCCAATTACGATTCCATGATTGCGAAGCTGATCGTCAGCGGCCAGTCACGCGAAGAAGTAATCACCCGGATGAAGCGTGCTTTGCAGGAATTTGTCATCGAAGGAATCAAGACAACGATTCCATTCCATATTAAGCTAATGGACGATCCCGGCTTCAAATCCGGAAATTTCACAACGAAATATCTGGAAACGTTCGACTTTTCAACGCTGTAA
- a CDS encoding DUF5618 family protein, translated as MDYPEIDRYLANAREILSTKAQKEGIEYKDIKYVQMASGTAYNAALMIADEYLKKREGARFVKPKSIEDYRNRLRKYNKTLLSYLNEAYDTLHLAGYYHGTPSVRTIKEGMDATKKMLAILH; from the coding sequence ATGGATTATCCGGAGATTGACAGGTATCTCGCAAATGCGCGGGAAATTTTAAGTACGAAAGCGCAGAAGGAAGGGATTGAGTACAAAGACATTAAGTATGTTCAAATGGCTTCGGGGACGGCTTATAATGCAGCGCTCATGATAGCTGATGAATATTTGAAGAAACGAGAAGGTGCAAGATTTGTAAAGCCTAAAAGCATTGAAGATTATCGCAACCGCTTAAGAAAGTACAACAAGACATTGCTGTCTTATTTAAACGAAGCCTACGATACATTGCATTTAGCAGGTTACTATCACGGGACGCCTTCGGTTAGGACGATTAAGGAAGGAATGGACGCAACTAAAAAAATGCTCGCAATCCTGCATTGA
- a CDS encoding helix-turn-helix domain-containing protein, with the protein MVETLKYKVIKDKKQYDNYCKQLEYLLSDNSHAENEDEIDLLTVLIEKYDSETDTFEESDPVSVLRSLMSEHQMKAKDLVALLNVSKGYVSDILHYRKGMSKDIIRKLADRFKVNQKAFNRPYELVLLPLRSNQLKKHIHAHGLSGD; encoded by the coding sequence ATGGTAGAAACACTTAAATACAAGGTGATTAAAGACAAAAAGCAGTATGACAACTATTGCAAGCAGCTGGAATATTTGCTTAGCGACAACAGCCATGCTGAAAATGAGGACGAGATCGACCTGCTAACCGTCCTGATCGAAAAATATGATTCCGAAACGGATACTTTTGAAGAATCTGACCCTGTTAGCGTTTTGCGATCACTAATGTCGGAGCATCAAATGAAGGCAAAGGACTTGGTTGCGCTTTTGAATGTCAGCAAAGGATACGTGTCAGATATTCTGCATTATCGAAAAGGAATGTCCAAAGACATTATCAGAAAGCTGGCGGATCGATTCAAAGTAAACCAGAAAGCATTTAACCGACCTTATGAGCTGGTTTTATTGCCATTAAGAAGTAACCAACTTAAAAAACATATACACGCACATGGATTATCCGGAGATTGA
- a CDS encoding type II toxin-antitoxin system HigB family toxin, with protein sequence MRVHLIKRATIEDFVVSNPQCRSSFGDWLTKVKYADWDKPEDIKGTFGFADLLGTGTNRVVFNIAGNNYRMICTYVFGERQAHLFVCWIGTHATYTTLCKEQRQYHVNAY encoded by the coding sequence ATGAGAGTTCACCTTATAAAAAGGGCCACTATCGAGGATTTTGTTGTTTCAAATCCACAATGCCGATCTTCCTTCGGCGACTGGCTTACGAAGGTCAAATATGCAGATTGGGATAAGCCGGAAGATATAAAAGGCACTTTCGGATTTGCTGATTTATTAGGAACCGGAACGAATAGGGTGGTTTTTAATATTGCCGGAAACAATTACAGGATGATTTGTACGTATGTTTTTGGCGAAAGGCAGGCACATCTTTTTGTCTGCTGGATTGGGACGCATGCAACTTACACCACATTATGTAAGGAGCAGAGACAGTATCATGTAAATGCATATTGA
- a CDS encoding Gfo/Idh/MocA family oxidoreductase — protein sequence MNKQNEVSRRDFIKNSTGAAVALSIPYIIPASAFGANDRVRVAVLGVNGRGKDHIKGFTNLANVEVATLCDPDNNVLQTRAKEFEEKTGKKVKTENDLRKVFEDKSIDAVSIATPNHWHALAAIWACQAGKDVYVEKPGSHNLSEGRKLVEAAHKYKRVVQHGVQLRSSEALQEAVKHLRDGLIGNVYMARGLVYKWRPDIGDRGTEPVPAGLNYDLWTGPAEMKPFSKNYVHYDWHWHWNYGNGDIGNQGIHETDMCMWGLGVDSFPEKITSSGGKFLWNDAKETPEVLTSSFVYPKEKKIIEFEVRPWMTNDEGGTGIGNIFYGSEGYMVVKGYDFYETFLGKEKKPGPTRKAGGDHYKNFIDAVIAKDPKMVNGPVETAHLSSGLAHLGNIAYRTGRALTFDPKTEKFVNDDDANKYLTRKYRAPYSLPASV from the coding sequence ATGAACAAACAGAACGAAGTTTCGCGCAGGGATTTTATAAAAAATTCTACCGGAGCAGCAGTTGCGCTCTCCATCCCATACATTATACCCGCCAGCGCATTTGGGGCTAATGACCGCGTACGTGTAGCGGTGTTAGGGGTTAATGGTCGTGGAAAGGACCATATCAAAGGATTTACAAACCTGGCGAATGTCGAAGTAGCAACACTTTGCGATCCTGACAATAATGTGCTGCAAACGCGGGCAAAGGAATTTGAGGAGAAAACGGGTAAAAAAGTAAAGACTGAAAATGATCTTCGTAAAGTTTTTGAAGACAAATCCATCGACGCCGTCAGCATCGCAACGCCTAATCACTGGCATGCACTGGCTGCTATCTGGGCATGTCAGGCAGGGAAGGATGTGTATGTAGAAAAGCCTGGTTCTCACAATCTGAGCGAAGGACGCAAGCTGGTTGAGGCTGCTCATAAGTACAAAAGGGTTGTGCAGCACGGCGTTCAATTACGCAGCTCCGAAGCTTTGCAGGAAGCAGTCAAGCATTTGCGTGATGGTCTGATCGGTAATGTTTACATGGCAAGAGGTTTGGTATACAAATGGAGGCCGGATATTGGCGACAGAGGCACGGAGCCTGTTCCCGCAGGGCTTAATTACGATCTCTGGACTGGTCCCGCAGAGATGAAGCCGTTTTCTAAAAACTACGTGCATTATGACTGGCACTGGCATTGGAACTATGGCAACGGGGACATTGGAAATCAGGGCATTCACGAAACGGATATGTGTATGTGGGGTCTCGGCGTTGACAGTTTCCCAGAGAAAATAACATCTTCGGGCGGCAAGTTTTTGTGGAACGACGCCAAAGAAACACCCGAAGTGCTAACGTCATCATTTGTATATCCCAAAGAGAAAAAGATCATTGAATTTGAAGTACGCCCGTGGATGACCAATGACGAAGGAGGCACCGGGATCGGGAATATTTTTTACGGTTCGGAGGGCTATATGGTCGTAAAAGGCTACGATTTCTACGAAACATTCCTGGGTAAGGAAAAGAAACCCGGCCCCACCCGCAAAGCAGGCGGTGACCATTACAAAAATTTCATCGACGCCGTAATCGCGAAGGACCCGAAAATGGTCAACGGTCCAGTTGAAACCGCCCACCTATCCTCCGGCCTGGCACACCTCGGCAACATTGCATACCGAACTGGAAGAGCATTAACCTTTGACCCAAAGACAGAGAAGTTTGTAAATGATGATGATGCGAATAAGTATCTGACGAGGAAATACAGAGCGCCGTATTCGCTGCCGGCTAGTGTTTAA
- a CDS encoding Nramp family divalent metal transporter, producing MSRILSPPSTFAGRLKYLGPGFILSAAIVGSGELIATTALGAKAGFVTFWVIIVSCLVKVALQLEFGKNAIYTGTFMMHNFNQLPGRKWGRAHWSIWLWLSLQGLKLLQVGGIVGGVAIVLNMAWPSISVNVWAILSVLITSFLVYRGHYGPIEKGALVMIILFTGVILVSLILLQGTKYAIHWEQIKSGLQFSLPTSLVAIAFGAFGITGVGGDEIMYYNYWCIEKGYAAYTGPNDGTPEWAERAKGWFNVMYLDAVLSMVVYTVVTAAFYLLGAAVLHRGGAVPEGYEMIEVLSRIFTETLGPWAKNLFLVGAFFVLYSTLFTATASWARVWGDAFGELGWMKFDTAENQRKSIAILSWILPAAWCVLYLFIQSPVLMVILGGIATSILLLLIVYVSLVFRFKELPASLKPTLTYDIFFWISVVSILMVSAYGVIKII from the coding sequence ATGAGCAGGATTCTTTCTCCGCCTTCCACTTTTGCTGGAAGACTCAAATATCTCGGCCCCGGTTTCATACTTTCGGCAGCGATCGTCGGCTCTGGCGAGCTTATCGCTACTACTGCGCTTGGCGCCAAGGCAGGTTTCGTTACATTCTGGGTCATTATTGTAAGCTGTTTGGTGAAAGTGGCGTTGCAGCTGGAATTTGGCAAAAACGCCATTTACACTGGTACGTTCATGATGCATAATTTTAATCAGCTGCCGGGTCGCAAATGGGGGAGAGCACATTGGAGCATCTGGTTATGGCTTTCTTTACAAGGACTGAAATTGTTGCAGGTCGGCGGGATCGTCGGCGGCGTTGCCATTGTCTTAAATATGGCGTGGCCATCCATTTCAGTGAATGTCTGGGCTATACTTTCTGTATTAATCACCTCTTTTTTGGTGTATCGCGGTCATTATGGGCCTATCGAAAAAGGAGCTTTGGTGATGATTATTCTATTCACAGGCGTTATCCTGGTGTCATTGATCCTGTTACAGGGCACGAAATACGCCATTCACTGGGAGCAAATTAAATCGGGGCTTCAATTTTCGTTGCCGACGAGTCTGGTTGCGATCGCATTTGGCGCATTTGGCATTACCGGCGTGGGCGGCGATGAGATCATGTATTACAATTATTGGTGCATAGAAAAAGGTTATGCAGCCTATACGGGGCCAAATGACGGAACGCCTGAATGGGCCGAGCGCGCCAAAGGCTGGTTTAATGTCATGTATCTGGATGCTGTTTTGTCCATGGTCGTTTACACGGTGGTAACGGCTGCTTTTTATTTACTCGGCGCGGCAGTTTTGCATCGCGGAGGCGCTGTCCCGGAAGGTTATGAAATGATAGAAGTGCTATCCAGGATATTTACAGAAACCTTGGGTCCTTGGGCTAAAAATCTCTTTTTGGTAGGCGCATTTTTTGTTCTATACTCCACACTTTTCACGGCAACGGCCAGTTGGGCCAGGGTTTGGGGAGATGCCTTCGGAGAATTGGGCTGGATGAAATTCGATACGGCAGAAAACCAGCGTAAGAGCATCGCGATTTTATCCTGGATTTTGCCAGCTGCATGGTGCGTGCTTTATTTGTTTATCCAATCGCCGGTTCTAATGGTCATTTTGGGTGGGATAGCAACTTCGATTCTGTTGCTCCTAATCGTCTACGTTTCGCTCGTTTTTCGTTTCAAAGAACTGCCTGCCTCGCTAAAACCCACTTTGACATATGACATTTTCTTTTGGATCAGCGTTGTGTCCATCCTAATGGTCAGCGCATATGGTGTTATTAAGATTATTTAA